A window of Kribbella voronezhensis genomic DNA:
CCTTCCTGCCGGCCGCGCGACAGTGCCTCGATGCGGCCGACCGAGCGGCAGCCGAGGCTGCCGCGGCTGTCGGTGAGATCCGCGGGCGGCTCGCCGTCGGACTGATCCCGACGGTCGCCGCCGTCGACATCCCCGCTGCGCTGGGCACGTTCCGTGAGCAGCACCCGGACGTCCGCATCTCGCTGCGGGTGGGCGCGAGCGAGGATCTTGTCGAGCAGGTGAAGGAAGGAAGCATCGAGCTGGCCTTCCTCGGACTGCCGACGACGGCGCGGCCGACCGGTGTCGAGGCACGCGAACTCGCCCGCGACCGGCTCGTCGCCGTGGTCGCACCGGACCACCCGCTCGCGGGACAGGCCACCGTCAGTCTTCGCAGGCTCTCCAAAGAGGTCTTCGTCGACCTGCCCGCCAGAACGGCCGGCCGCGCGCAAACCGACCAGGCCTTCCAGGCTGCCGGCCTGGACCGGGACGTCGCCTTCGAGGTCACCTCCGCCGATTTCATGGCCCGGCTGATCGCCGCGGGCCTCGGCGTCGGCCTGTTCGCCAGCAGCTACGCGCCACAGCTGACAGGAGTGATCACGATCGAAGTCACCGACGCACCAGCCCGCATCGAGTACGTCGTCTGGAGCCCCACCGGCCGCACGCCGGCAGCGACCGCCTTCTTGACCTTGCTCGACATCCGGTGAGGCATGAGCCGGCAGTGGGATCATGGCGGGATGATCGGACGTCTGCATCATGTGGTCATTGACTGCCCGGATCCGGCTGGGCTGGCGCGGTTCTACTCGGAGCTGCTCGGGCTGCCGGTGACGTACGAGAGTGATGACTGGGTCGTGATCGCGCCCAGCGACACGAATTCAGGGCTGGCGTTCCAGTTGGCTCCCGACCATCAGCGACCACAGTGGCCCGATCGGGAGCGGCCTCAGCAGTTCCACCTCGACGTGATGGTCGACGACATCGAGACCGCCGAACCGTTGGTACTGGCTCTGGGCGCGAAGAGGTTGTCGGAGCATGTCTTCGAGGATCCGGCCGGTCACCCATTCTGCATCATCCCGCGGCCGGGCTGGGCAGCGCCGGTCAATCCGGCCTGAGCCCGCAGCCGGGCAGCACCGCGTTTCCGGCCGGGGTACCCGGGGTCGAAGGGGGAACTCATGGCCATCGACGACGGAAGCTCGACTCCGGACTTTCCGCTGTGGAAGTTCCGGACTGGCACCGAGTTCGGCGACCAGGCGGACGTGATCGGCTACCACGTCGTCGGGACCGATGAGGAGATCGGCTCGGTGGCCGACTTCGTCGACGCGAACGACCAGCCGGCCTTCGTCGTCGACACCGGCGCGTGGGTCGTCGGGCAGCGGATCCTGTTGCCGGCCGGCGCGGTCGAGTCCATCGACCATGCCGCCCGGGAGATCAGGGTCGACCGCACCGGGACCGACATCAGGGAAGCTCCGCCGTACGAGGTCAGTACCGGCGAGAGCGAGGAGTACCGCAATCGCCTCACCCATTACTACTGCGACCTCTACGCCGATCACCACGAAGATCATTCCCCGCCAGGCTGACCCGACGGGCACTTTCCGAAACGTTTAGCCCCCTTTTCACGGCGGATTCCGGCGTCCTACGCTGCCACATCTGGGAGCGCTCCCAAACGCTCCCGGACCCTTTCCTGCCAGGCATTCCGAAACCCGCCCTTCGGAGGCTCTCGTGCGAAGCCGCATCCTGCGAGTGGTGACCGCCCTCGCCATCCTGTTCACCGCTCTCATCAGCCCGCCGCCGGCCGCGTCGGCGGCGGCCGCCTTCAACTACGGGGAGGCGCTGCAGAAGGCCGTCTGGTTCTACGACGCGCAGCGCTCCGGCAAGTTGCCGGCGAACAATCGCGTCAATTGGCGCGGCGACTCGGCACTGCAGGACGGCAGCGACGCCGGGCTCGATCTCACCGGCGGCTTCTACGACGCGGGCGACCACGTGAAGTTCGGGCTGCCGTTCGCGTTCAGCATGTCGATGCTCGCCTGGGGCGTGGTGGACAACCGCGACGCCTACGTGAGCTCCGGCCAGCTCGGACCGCTGCTGGCGAACCTGCGCTGGGGTACCGACTGGATCATCAAGGCGCACCCCTCCCCCACCGTGGTCTACGGCCAGGTCGGCGCGGGCGACGCCGACCACTCCTGGTGGGGCCCGGCCGAGGTGATGCCGATGGCACGC
This region includes:
- a CDS encoding LysR family transcriptional regulator, with the translated sequence MELQQLRYVLAVAETNSFTQAARRCLVVQSALSHQIARLERELGTRLFERTSRRVRLTPAGTAFLPAARQCLDAADRAAAEAAAAVGEIRGRLAVGLIPTVAAVDIPAALGTFREQHPDVRISLRVGASEDLVEQVKEGSIELAFLGLPTTARPTGVEARELARDRLVAVVAPDHPLAGQATVSLRRLSKEVFVDLPARTAGRAQTDQAFQAAGLDRDVAFEVTSADFMARLIAAGLGVGLFASSYAPQLTGVITIEVTDAPARIEYVVWSPTGRTPAATAFLTLLDIR
- a CDS encoding VOC family protein, whose amino-acid sequence is MIGRLHHVVIDCPDPAGLARFYSELLGLPVTYESDDWVVIAPSDTNSGLAFQLAPDHQRPQWPDRERPQQFHLDVMVDDIETAEPLVLALGAKRLSEHVFEDPAGHPFCIIPRPGWAAPVNPA
- a CDS encoding PRC-barrel domain-containing protein, producing MAIDDGSSTPDFPLWKFRTGTEFGDQADVIGYHVVGTDEEIGSVADFVDANDQPAFVVDTGAWVVGQRILLPAGAVESIDHAAREIRVDRTGTDIREAPPYEVSTGESEEYRNRLTHYYCDLYADHHEDHSPPG